Genomic DNA from Pseudomonas helmanticensis:
TCGTACCTGGGTCTGATCCGTCAGGCACAGCGCGGCTTCGAAATGGACTACTGCGTGCAGCTGTCCTTCGATAACCTCAACGCGCCGGAACTCAACGGTTACGGTGTTGACCACGTTGCAGTGGCTGAAGGCCTCGGCTGTAAAGCGCTGCGTGTGTTCGAACCATCGGAAATCGCCCCTGCCCTGCGCAAGGCCGAACAGATGATCGAAGAGTTCAAGGTGCCGGTGATCGTCGAGATCATTCTGGAGCGTGTGACCAACATCTCCATGGGTACCGAGATCAACGCCGTCAACGAATTCGAAGACCTGGCGCTGGTCGGCAACGATGCGCCAACGGCGATTTCGTTGCTCGACTGATCCGCCATGGCCTGATGCTCCTGTAGGAGCTGCCGCAGGCTGCGATCTTTTGATCTTTGTTGTTAACAGATCAAGATCAAAAGATCGCAGCCTGCGGCAGCTCCTACACGGGGTCATCATCATTAATTTGCAACGGGAGACCACCATGCCGCGTTTCGCAGCCAACCTGTCCATGCTGTTCACCGAACAGGATTTCCTTGCCCGTTTCGACGCCGCCGCCAAGGCTGGTTTCAGCGGTGTCGAGTACCTGTTCCCGTACGACTTCAGCTCCGCTGAAATCAAGGCCAAGCTCGACGCCAACGGTCTGACCCAAGTGCTGTTCAACCTGCCGGCCGGTGACTGGGCCAAGGGCGAGCGCGGTATCGCGTGTCTGCCGGATCGGGTCGAAGAGTTCCGCGCCGGTGTCGATCTGGCGATTGCCTACGCGCAAGTGCTGGGCAACACCCAGATCAACTGCCTGGCCGGTATTCGTCCGCAAGGCGTTGATGATGCAACCGTAGAAAAGACCTTCGTTGCCAACCTGAAATACGCCGCCGACAAGCTGCAGGCTGCGGGTATCAAACTGGTGATGGAAGCGATCAACACCCGTGACATTCCGGGCTTCTACCTGAACAACACGGCGCAAGCCCTGTCGATTCGCGAACAGGTCGGCAGCGCCAATCTGTTCCTGCAATACGACATCTATCACATGCAAATCATGGAAGGCGATCTGGCCCGCACCCTGCAATCGCACTTGGGCGAGATCAACCATGTGCAGCTCGCGGACAACCCGGGGCGCAACGAACCAGGCACTGGTGAAATCAACTACCGCTTCCTGTTCGAACACCTTGACCGCATCGGTTACCAAGGCTGGGTTGGTTGTGAATACAAGCCGCTGACCACCACCGAAGCAGGCCTCGGCTGGCTGAAAACCCACAACGCAATCTGACAAACACGTGACCCCGAAGGAGCTGCCGCAGGCTGCGATCTTTTGATCTTGTTATTTTGAAGATCAAGATCAAAAGATCGCAGCCTGCGGCAGCTCCTACAGGGGAAAGACAAAAACAAGAGGATT
This window encodes:
- the hyi gene encoding hydroxypyruvate isomerase gives rise to the protein MPRFAANLSMLFTEQDFLARFDAAAKAGFSGVEYLFPYDFSSAEIKAKLDANGLTQVLFNLPAGDWAKGERGIACLPDRVEEFRAGVDLAIAYAQVLGNTQINCLAGIRPQGVDDATVEKTFVANLKYAADKLQAAGIKLVMEAINTRDIPGFYLNNTAQALSIREQVGSANLFLQYDIYHMQIMEGDLARTLQSHLGEINHVQLADNPGRNEPGTGEINYRFLFEHLDRIGYQGWVGCEYKPLTTTEAGLGWLKTHNAI